The following proteins are encoded in a genomic region of Arcobacter suis CECT 7833:
- a CDS encoding type II secretion system protein, with the protein MKSAFSLLELIFAIVILGIVASFAIPKYIDTKDSALVSTIKRDLNTAVSSIQSYYLLNQKIEKISDVLTINETNWILTDTKLSDKNLCLFLEIKTSDSDNKSIEVVVDTQKDTTICKKIREAKIVTASYELY; encoded by the coding sequence ATGAAATCTGCATTTTCACTTTTAGAACTTATTTTTGCAATAGTGATTTTAGGGATAGTTGCTTCTTTTGCTATTCCAAAATATATTGACACAAAAGATTCAGCTTTAGTTTCTACAATAAAAAGAGATTTGAATACAGCTGTTTCATCAATCCAAAGTTATTATTTATTAAATCAAAAAATTGAAAAAATAAGTGACGTTTTAACAATAAATGAAACAAATTGGATTCTAACAGACACCAAATTAAGTGATAAAAATTTATGTTTATTTTTAGAAATAAAAACTTCAGATAGTGATAATAAATCTATTGAAGTTGTAGTTGATACACAAAAAGATACAACAATTTGTAAAAAAATCAGAGAAGCTAAAATTGTTACAGCTTCTTATGAGTTATATTAA
- a CDS encoding DNA ligase, which produces MKLFILLFLFIYLNSQELQKAKNYDNTKHNITNWYMSEKLDGIRAYWNGKELLSKNGNKIYAPDWFIKNFPPFELDGELWSKRNDFENIQNIVLDTNPSIKWNEITYNIFEVPNEKGNFNKRLEKINSWLNKNPNKYIKIIPQKVCKNETDLNTYLKELLNKKAEGIMLKNPNLDYFNGRSENILKVKKFYDEEGMVIGLNYSKDGKFKSVKLKLNNGIVFNLGGGFSNIQRLNPPKIGDIVTFKYYDLTKNNKPKFASFLRIRKKE; this is translated from the coding sequence ATGAAATTATTTATACTACTTTTTCTTTTTATTTATCTAAATTCTCAAGAACTCCAAAAAGCTAAAAATTATGATAATACAAAACATAATATTACAAACTGGTATATGAGTGAAAAACTAGATGGAATAAGAGCTTATTGGAATGGAAAAGAGCTTTTAAGTAAAAATGGAAATAAAATTTATGCGCCAGATTGGTTTATAAAAAATTTTCCACCTTTTGAACTAGATGGTGAATTATGGAGTAAAAGGAATGATTTTGAGAACATTCAAAATATAGTTTTAGATACAAACCCATCCATAAAATGGAATGAAATAACCTATAACATCTTTGAAGTTCCAAATGAAAAAGGGAACTTCAATAAAAGATTAGAAAAAATAAACTCTTGGTTGAATAAAAATCCTAATAAATATATCAAAATAATTCCTCAAAAAGTCTGTAAAAATGAAACTGATTTAAATACTTATTTAAAAGAGTTACTAAACAAAAAAGCGGAAGGAATAATGTTAAAAAATCCTAATTTAGACTATTTTAATGGAAGAAGCGAAAATATTTTAAAGGTAAAAAAATTTTATGATGAAGAAGGAATGGTAATTGGCTTAAACTATTCAAAAGATGGAAAATTTAAAAGTGTAAAACTTAAATTAAATAATGGAATAGTTTTTAATTTAGGTGGTGGTTTTTCAAATATACAAAGATTAAATCCACCAAAAATTGGAGATATTGTTACTTTTAAATATTATGATTTAACCAAAAATAATAAACCAAAATTTGCCTCTTTTTTAAGAATAAGAAAAAAAGAATAA
- a CDS encoding adenine phosphoribosyltransferase, with translation MVLNENDKKILLDSIRSVSDFPKPGIIFKDITTLLNNKEAFTLLMNHLEEKYKSYNLDYIAGIDSRGFIFGAALADRLGVGFVPVRKKGKLLSTTVCEKYELEYGFDEVEIHLDAFNNEKNVNVLLIDDIVVSGGTAFAAATLIKKLDVNLVEMCFLMNIKILDGAKKLKEVAPVYSVLEI, from the coding sequence ATGGTATTAAATGAGAATGATAAAAAAATATTATTAGATTCAATAAGAAGTGTTAGTGATTTTCCAAAACCAGGAATTATTTTTAAAGATATTACAACTTTGTTAAATAACAAAGAAGCATTTACTCTTTTGATGAATCATTTAGAAGAGAAATACAAATCTTATAATTTAGATTATATAGCTGGAATTGACTCACGAGGTTTTATTTTTGGTGCTGCACTTGCTGATAGATTAGGTGTTGGTTTTGTTCCTGTTAGAAAAAAAGGAAAACTTCTAAGTACAACTGTATGTGAAAAATATGAACTTGAATATGGATTTGATGAAGTAGAAATTCACCTTGATGCTTTTAACAACGAAAAAAATGTAAATGTTTTACTAATAGATGATATAGTTGTTAGTGGTGGTACTGCATTTGCAGCTGCAACTTTAATCAAAAAGTTAGATGTAAATTTAGTTGAAATGTGTTTTTTAATGAATATAAAGATTTTAGATGGTGCAAAAAAATTAAAAGAAGTAGCTCCTGTATATTCAGTGTTAGAAATTTAA
- the trpB gene encoding tryptophan synthase subunit beta — protein sequence MSNYIPKPSIFDPDEKGQFGIFGGQYVPETLMPILKELEAEYKKYRFDKEFWAEVNYLLKDYVGRENPLYFAKNISDEVGAKVYLKREDLNHTGAHKVNNVIAQGLLAKKLGKTKVIAETGAGQHGVATATIAALMGLECTIFMGAKDVERQELNVFRMKLLGAKVIPVQSGSKTLKDAMNDAIRYWVTNARDTFYIIGTVAGPHPYPMMVRDFQAVIGYEARKQILEKEGRLPDYVVACIGGGSNAIGMFSHFLEDKDVTCIGIEAGGLGLDTDKHGCSLEKGTPGVLHGQCSYLLQDEDGQVIEAHSFSAGLDYPGIGPEHSFHKDNKSVSYDSITDKDALDAFVWLSRREGIIPAFESAHAIAYLKKAKERFKDKIVIVNLSGRGDKDMVQAKSLLNFE from the coding sequence ATGAGTAATTATATTCCAAAACCAAGTATTTTTGACCCTGATGAAAAGGGTCAATTTGGTATTTTTGGTGGACAATATGTTCCTGAAACTTTAATGCCAATTTTAAAAGAATTAGAAGCTGAATATAAAAAATATAGATTTGATAAAGAATTTTGGGCAGAAGTTAATTATTTACTAAAAGATTATGTAGGACGAGAAAATCCTTTATATTTTGCAAAAAATATAAGTGATGAAGTTGGAGCAAAGGTTTATTTAAAAAGAGAAGATTTAAATCATACTGGTGCTCATAAAGTAAATAATGTAATAGCTCAAGGATTACTTGCAAAAAAACTTGGAAAAACAAAAGTAATAGCAGAAACTGGTGCTGGTCAACATGGAGTTGCAACTGCAACAATTGCTGCTCTTATGGGACTTGAATGTACTATTTTTATGGGTGCAAAAGATGTTGAAAGACAAGAATTAAATGTATTTAGAATGAAATTGCTAGGAGCAAAAGTAATCCCTGTTCAAAGTGGAAGTAAAACTTTAAAAGATGCTATGAATGATGCTATTAGATATTGGGTAACAAATGCTAGAGACACTTTTTATATAATAGGAACAGTTGCAGGTCCTCATCCATATCCTATGATGGTACGAGATTTTCAAGCAGTTATTGGTTACGAAGCAAGAAAACAAATTTTAGAAAAAGAGGGTAGGTTACCAGATTATGTGGTTGCTTGTATTGGTGGTGGATCAAATGCTATTGGTATGTTTTCACACTTTTTAGAGGATAAAGATGTAACTTGTATTGGAATTGAAGCTGGTGGTTTAGGACTTGATACTGATAAACATGGCTGTTCTCTTGAAAAAGGAACTCCTGGAGTTTTACATGGACAATGTTCATATTTACTTCAAGATGAAGATGGACAAGTAATAGAGGCTCACTCATTTAGTGCAGGACTTGATTATCCAGGAATTGGACCTGAACACTCTTTTCATAAAGATAATAAATCAGTTTCTTATGATTCAATAACTGATAAAGATGCTTTAGATGCTTTTGTATGGCTTAGCAGACGTGAAGGAATTATTCCAGCATTCGAATCAGCTCATGCAATTGCTTATTTAAAAAAAGCAAAAGAAAGATTTAAAGATAAAATAGTTATCGTAAATTTATCAGGTCGTGGAGATAAAGATATGGTACAAGCGAAGAGTTTATTGAATTTTGAATAA
- a CDS encoding DedA family protein, which translates to MKELFRKIQPHSGKIFALGVILFFSFLAYNLYHAPVDGLDEKFVYLLRKYGYIILFAWGMLEGEAGLVMAGLLSHTGDMNLYIAIFVAGLGGFAGDQVYFYIGRFNKAHVHKKFRGQRRKFAFAHLLLKKHGWPIIFIQRYMYGMRTVIPISIGLTRYDAKMFAFINLISAWFWAALTIVPVWYFGNEILVVLHWAKEHWYLAIPVAVILGGSIIFYFNKATQKVEKRIKNEN; encoded by the coding sequence GTGAAAGAGCTTTTTAGGAAAATCCAACCCCATTCGGGAAAAATATTTGCATTAGGTGTGATTTTATTTTTTTCATTTTTAGCATATAATTTATATCATGCACCAGTTGATGGTTTGGATGAGAAATTTGTATATCTTCTTAGAAAATATGGTTATATTATACTTTTTGCATGGGGAATGTTAGAGGGTGAAGCTGGTCTTGTAATGGCTGGTTTATTATCACATACAGGTGATATGAATCTTTATATTGCAATATTTGTTGCTGGACTTGGTGGTTTTGCTGGTGATCAAGTTTATTTTTATATTGGAAGATTTAATAAAGCGCATGTTCATAAAAAGTTTAGAGGTCAAAGAAGAAAATTTGCATTTGCCCACTTACTTTTAAAAAAACATGGGTGGCCAATAATTTTTATTCAAAGATATATGTATGGAATGAGAACTGTAATACCAATTTCTATAGGTCTTACAAGATATGATGCAAAAATGTTTGCATTTATAAATCTTATTTCAGCTTGGTTTTGGGCTGCTCTTACTATCGTTCCTGTTTGGTATTTTGGAAATGAGATTTTAGTTGTTTTACATTGGGCAAAAGAACATTGGTATTTAGCAATTCCTGTTGCAGTTATTTTAGGCGGAAGTATAATATTTTATTTTAATAAAGCTACACAAAAAGTAGAAAAAAGGATTAAAAATGAAAATTAA
- a CDS encoding leucyl aminopeptidase → MKINLVETSIEKKDTEIEIIFVKDIKNLSDKELLENLEFKAKDEACVLLAESKKIYVGYEEENYDSIAIASATAIKKLQTTKFENVKIKLNEVLENNFKALIEGALLGEYKFNNYKSEKDNKKIELEIIVLNKNEELEKILTESKIISKAVNKTRDMVNTPPADFYPEIMAKTAKKLAKDANIEVKIEGEKFLKENEMNAMLSVGRASVHESKLIHLTYKPKNPQFKIVLVGKGLTYDSGGLSLKPADFMVTMKADKSGGCAVMSTIWAIAKLELPFEVHAIVGAVENMIGGNAYKPDDVLKAKNGKTIEIRNTDAEGRLVLADCLSYAQDEIKDIDYIFDYATLTGACVVGVGEYTTGIMGNNEILKRNAVLAALRSGEYATTLDFNRFLKKAIKSEIADICNIANTRYGGAITAGMFLDNFISDENKNKWIHFDIAGPAFVEKPWGYNPHGASGTGVRMTIKFLQDLVDNN, encoded by the coding sequence ATGAAAATTAATTTAGTTGAAACAAGTATAGAAAAAAAAGATACAGAAATTGAAATTATTTTTGTAAAAGATATAAAAAATTTAAGTGATAAAGAACTTTTAGAAAATTTAGAATTTAAAGCAAAAGATGAAGCTTGCGTGTTATTAGCAGAGTCAAAAAAAATTTATGTAGGTTATGAAGAAGAAAACTACGATTCAATTGCAATTGCCTCTGCAACAGCAATTAAAAAACTTCAAACAACAAAATTTGAAAATGTTAAAATAAAATTAAATGAAGTTTTGGAAAATAATTTTAAAGCTCTTATTGAAGGTGCTTTATTAGGTGAATATAAATTTAATAACTATAAATCTGAAAAAGATAATAAAAAAATTGAACTAGAAATAATAGTATTAAATAAAAATGAAGAATTAGAAAAAATATTAACAGAATCTAAAATTATTTCAAAAGCTGTAAATAAAACAAGAGATATGGTAAATACTCCACCAGCTGATTTTTACCCAGAAATTATGGCAAAAACTGCAAAGAAATTGGCAAAAGATGCAAATATTGAAGTAAAAATAGAAGGTGAAAAGTTTTTAAAAGAAAATGAAATGAATGCAATGCTTAGCGTTGGAAGAGCATCTGTTCATGAATCAAAACTTATTCATTTAACATACAAACCAAAAAATCCTCAATTTAAAATAGTTTTAGTTGGAAAAGGTTTAACTTATGATTCAGGTGGATTGTCTTTAAAACCTGCTGATTTTATGGTTACAATGAAAGCTGATAAATCAGGTGGTTGTGCTGTTATGTCAACTATTTGGGCAATTGCTAAATTAGAATTACCTTTTGAAGTTCATGCTATTGTAGGAGCTGTTGAAAATATGATTGGTGGAAATGCTTATAAACCGGATGATGTTTTAAAAGCAAAAAACGGTAAAACTATTGAAATCAGAAATACAGATGCAGAAGGAAGACTTGTTCTTGCTGATTGTTTATCTTATGCTCAAGATGAAATCAAAGATATTGATTACATTTTTGATTATGCAACACTAACTGGTGCTTGTGTGGTTGGCGTTGGTGAATATACAACAGGAATCATGGGAAATAATGAAATCTTAAAAAGAAATGCTGTTTTAGCTGCTTTAAGATCAGGGGAATATGCAACAACTTTAGATTTTAATAGATTTCTGAAAAAAGCAATTAAATCAGAAATAGCAGATATTTGTAATATTGCAAACACAAGATATGGTGGAGCAATTACAGCTGGAATGTTTTTAGATAATTTTATTAGCGATGAAAATAAAAATAAATGGATTCATTTTGATATAGCAGGTCCAGCGTTTGTAGAAAAACCTTGGGGATATAATCCACATGGAGCAAGTGGAACAGGCGTTAGAATGACTATTAAATTTTTACAAGATTTAGTTGATAATAACTAA